TCCTTCATTGTGTCTGAGGCTGGTTCTTTCAAACACAACGGAATGATAGCAGAAGAATCCCAGAATTTCACCTCCCCACCTCCCGTTCTTCGAGAAGGGCCTTAAGCACAAGCCCATCGGGGTCTTCGGGCCTTTCTGCTGCCCAGAAATCTTTCGGGAGCTTGCCGGTTCCCGTTTTAATCAAACCTTGTTTCTGCAACTTCAAAAGGGAATCTCTTGTGAGCAATGAATGCACAACAGGCACCAATCGAGCCACTGGCTTTCCGCGATCGGTAACAACTATTTCTCCGCCAACTTTAACCTCATTTAGATATTCACTGAGGTGCGCCTTCAATTCTGAAACTGCTGCTATCTTCATATGCAACCCCCTATCGTATTCATTTTATAAGACTATTATAGTCATATTAATGTGACCAGTCAAGTTTTAAATCGTCACACACATAATACTTCAACAGATGGGATGCCCGGCGTATGTATTGAGTTTACTGAGATTTCAAAAATTGCTCTAACTGCTTATAAAGAGTTTGGCCCGACCCCGATCGATTTTTCAATTTTCCGCTTGGAATCAGTGGTCTTGAAAGGCTTGGAGAGATGAAAACCCATTGCCTTGGTTGTTTTTAAAGAGATTTCTAACCGTTTTTTTATTGCAGCATCTATATCCAGATTCATTACTTCTTTAAATGCATCTTCTTTCCATTCCCATACTTCCATCAATGATTTTGAGGTCTTAATCTTCTTCATATATTACCTCCATAGGAGTGATAATCTTAAATGCCTTTGTATAACCCTCAAGTAAGTTTGTGGAAACAATCTTTCGTTCTTTATTG
This genomic interval from Pseudomonadota bacterium contains the following:
- a CDS encoding type II toxin-antitoxin system prevent-host-death family antitoxin — its product is MKIAAVSELKAHLSEYLNEVKVGGEIVVTDRGKPVARLVPVVHSLLTRDSLLKLQKQGLIKTGTGKLPKDFWAAERPEDPDGLVLKALLEEREVGR